The following are from one region of the Phormidium sp. PBR-2020 genome:
- the ilvC gene encoding ketol-acid reductoisomerase, whose product MARMYYDQDANLDRLADKTVAIIGYGSQGHAHALNLKDSGVNVIVGLYPGSKSAPKAKDAGLTVYPVAEAAEKADLIMILLPDEVQKTVYKQEIEPNLKEGDVLAFAHGFNIHFGQVVPPENVDVVMIAPKGPGHLVRRTYEQGEGVPCLFAVYQDASGQARDRAMAYAKGIGGTRAGILETSFREETETDLFGEQAVLCGGLSALIKAGFETLIEAGYQPELAYFECLHEVKLIVDLVVEGGLATMRDSISNTAEYGDYTRGPRVVTPETKAAMKEILSEIQSGQFAREFVLENQSGKPGFTAMRRQEAEHPIEEVGKDLRAMFSWLKKN is encoded by the coding sequence ATGGCTCGCATGTACTACGACCAAGATGCGAATCTGGACAGACTCGCCGATAAAACCGTTGCCATTATCGGCTATGGTTCCCAAGGACACGCCCATGCCCTTAATTTAAAAGATAGTGGCGTCAATGTCATCGTTGGCCTCTATCCCGGCAGTAAATCTGCCCCCAAAGCCAAAGATGCCGGACTAACGGTGTATCCTGTGGCTGAAGCCGCCGAAAAAGCCGATTTAATCATGATTCTGCTCCCCGACGAGGTGCAGAAGACGGTTTACAAACAAGAAATCGAACCCAACCTAAAAGAGGGAGATGTTTTGGCCTTCGCCCATGGATTTAACATTCATTTTGGGCAAGTAGTCCCCCCCGAAAACGTGGATGTGGTCATGATTGCCCCTAAAGGCCCCGGTCATTTGGTGCGTCGGACCTATGAACAAGGGGAAGGCGTTCCCTGTCTATTTGCCGTGTATCAAGATGCGTCTGGACAGGCCCGCGATCGGGCTATGGCCTATGCCAAAGGTATTGGGGGAACCCGCGCTGGTATCTTAGAAACCAGTTTCCGGGAAGAAACCGAAACCGATTTATTTGGCGAGCAAGCAGTTTTATGTGGTGGCTTAAGTGCGCTCATCAAAGCTGGGTTTGAAACCCTAATTGAAGCGGGGTATCAACCGGAACTCGCCTATTTTGAATGTCTCCACGAAGTGAAACTGATTGTGGACTTAGTGGTTGAAGGTGGTTTAGCGACCATGCGCGACAGCATCTCCAATACTGCCGAGTATGGCGACTATACCCGTGGACCTCGGGTGGTGACCCCTGAAACCAAAGCCGCCATGAAAGAGATTCTCAGCGAAATCCAATCGGGACAATTTGCGCGGGAATTTGTCTTGGAAAATCAATCGGGTAAACCGGGATTCACGGCCATGCGTCGTCAGGAAGCGGAACATCCCATTGAGGAAGTCGGGAAAGACTTGCGGGCGATGTTCTCCTGGTTGAAGAAAAACTAG